In Thermosynechococcus sichuanensis E542, a single genomic region encodes these proteins:
- a CDS encoding CobW family GTP-binding protein: MTVPVTVLTGYLGAGKTTLLNRILTHEHGKKVAVIVNEFGEVGIDHQLVVNTDEEIFEMNNGCICCTVRGDLIRIIGNLMKRRHKFDHLVIETTGLADPAPVIQTFFMDEDIRSQTHLDAVITVVDAKHIHYHWEADEAQEQIAFADVILLNKTDLVSEADLAQLRDRIHAMNPLAKVYSTQQAAVPMEYILNVGGFDLERALELDPDFLGEDHHEHDDSVGSVAIVAEGKLDGAKLQTWLTQLLQTQGPDIFRMKGILHLAEQSQPFVFQGVHMLFDGRPLDRPLNHQRNELIFIGRNLNESQLRQAFRACLL; this comes from the coding sequence ATGACCGTTCCCGTGACAGTGCTCACTGGCTACTTGGGCGCCGGTAAAACCACACTCCTCAACCGCATTCTCACCCACGAACACGGCAAGAAGGTGGCTGTGATTGTCAACGAGTTTGGCGAAGTAGGCATTGATCATCAACTGGTGGTCAATACCGATGAAGAAATTTTCGAGATGAATAATGGCTGCATTTGCTGTACGGTGCGCGGCGACTTGATTCGCATTATTGGCAACCTGATGAAGCGGCGGCACAAGTTTGATCACCTTGTTATTGAAACCACAGGGCTGGCGGATCCGGCACCCGTGATCCAAACCTTTTTCATGGATGAGGATATCCGCAGCCAAACCCACTTAGATGCGGTGATTACCGTCGTCGATGCCAAGCACATTCACTACCACTGGGAAGCAGATGAAGCCCAAGAGCAAATTGCCTTTGCCGATGTGATTTTACTCAATAAGACCGACTTGGTGAGCGAAGCAGACCTCGCCCAGTTGCGCGATCGCATCCACGCCATGAACCCCTTGGCCAAGGTGTACTCCACCCAGCAGGCCGCCGTACCCATGGAGTACATCCTCAATGTAGGGGGCTTTGACCTAGAGCGTGCCCTCGAACTCGACCCAGACTTCCTTGGCGAAGATCACCATGAACACGATGACTCCGTTGGTTCTGTGGCCATTGTTGCTGAGGGCAAATTGGATGGCGCCAAGCTGCAAACGTGGCTAACCCAGCTCCTGCAAACCCAAGGCCCCGATATTTTCCGCATGAAGGGCATTTTGCATCTGGCGGAGCAGTCCCAACCCTTTGTGTTTCAAGGGGTGCATATGCTCTTTGATGGTCGGCCCCTCGATCGCCCCCTTAACCATCAGCGCAATGAACTCATTTTTATTGGTCGCAACCTCAATGAGAGCCAACTGCGCCAAGCCTTTAGGGCGTGTCTCCTTTAG
- a CDS encoding iron uptake porin, with product MQKSPTTVIVGALGINVLLLNSAVVAQHSLPASANIGQVTSVSQLADVRPTDWAYQALASLVERYGCIAGYPDGTFRGNRALTRFEMAAALNACLDVVSDRFATKEDLATLQRLSEEFAAELATLRGRVDNLEARTANLEATQFSTTTKLSVDAVMAFQAGGNTRQVFDPVSGTTFTGGSYNPTVISKVEINLNTSFRGTDLLTTTLEVGNNGLDTFGATGIGTDGLIAGGSVDYSGVESRVELSRLFYSFKPTEDLTIGVGPQFYPSDIVDANSYANDSFTDFSSNFFINNPLIVPYAVNDPGGAGVSIEWNPGGGFFTLRGVYVAAQASAPSGVPTGGGLFGDPYQGTVELEFARAFGANERNNFAVRLQYTNSSSLNISQNAGGVNVELTLGKFGLFGRYAYSDMKLYGDGATVDGLGSFAVAPEVIPAGGRVNTTAQTWMAGLAYRDLLTAGSLLAAAVGQPFINSLASAPGINDSTQTNYELFFRYPLSDNISITPVFMAITNANNSSTNSPIFQGLIRTTFSF from the coding sequence ATGCAAAAATCCCCAACAACAGTCATTGTGGGTGCCCTTGGCATTAACGTTTTGCTCCTGAATTCAGCAGTTGTTGCTCAGCATTCTCTGCCAGCAAGTGCCAACATTGGTCAAGTGACCTCCGTCTCGCAGCTTGCCGATGTGCGCCCCACCGATTGGGCCTATCAAGCCCTTGCCTCCTTGGTGGAAAGATACGGCTGTATTGCCGGCTATCCCGATGGCACCTTCCGGGGGAATCGTGCCCTGACGCGCTTTGAAATGGCGGCAGCTTTGAATGCCTGCCTCGATGTGGTGAGCGATCGCTTTGCCACCAAGGAAGATTTAGCCACCCTGCAACGACTCTCTGAGGAATTTGCCGCTGAACTGGCGACCCTACGCGGACGGGTGGACAACCTCGAAGCCCGTACTGCTAATCTTGAGGCAACGCAATTTTCAACAACCACCAAGCTCTCTGTAGATGCGGTGATGGCCTTTCAAGCGGGTGGCAATACTCGCCAAGTCTTTGACCCTGTCTCTGGGACGACGTTCACAGGGGGGAGCTACAATCCCACGGTGATCAGCAAGGTGGAAATTAACCTCAATACCAGTTTTCGCGGTACCGACTTACTGACAACAACCCTTGAAGTGGGCAACAACGGGCTGGATACGTTTGGAGCAACGGGAATTGGTACCGATGGCTTGATTGCAGGTGGCTCTGTGGATTACAGCGGGGTGGAATCACGCGTGGAATTATCTCGCCTTTTTTACAGTTTCAAGCCCACTGAGGATTTAACGATTGGTGTAGGGCCGCAATTCTATCCCAGTGATATTGTCGATGCCAATAGCTACGCCAACGATTCTTTCACGGATTTTAGTTCCAATTTCTTTATCAACAACCCGCTGATTGTCCCCTACGCTGTCAATGATCCCGGAGGAGCGGGGGTCAGTATTGAGTGGAATCCGGGGGGAGGGTTCTTCACGCTGCGCGGTGTTTATGTGGCTGCTCAAGCAAGCGCACCAAGCGGTGTCCCTACAGGAGGGGGGCTTTTTGGCGATCCCTATCAGGGAACTGTGGAACTGGAGTTTGCTCGCGCCTTTGGTGCCAATGAACGGAATAACTTTGCCGTGCGCTTGCAATACACGAATTCATCTTCACTAAACATCTCCCAGAATGCCGGTGGTGTGAATGTGGAACTCACCCTCGGTAAGTTTGGCCTCTTTGGTCGCTATGCCTACTCCGATATGAAACTCTATGGTGATGGAGCAACCGTTGATGGCTTAGGGTCTTTTGCTGTGGCGCCGGAGGTCATTCCCGCTGGTGGCCGAGTGAATACCACGGCGCAAACTTGGATGGCGGGTTTGGCTTATCGGGATTTGCTCACGGCAGGATCGCTATTGGCGGCGGCGGTGGGTCAGCCCTTTATTAACTCGTTGGCCTCAGCACCGGGGATCAATGATTCCACCCAAACCAACTATGAACTCTTTTTCCGCTATCCCCTCAGCGACAATATCTCGATTACGCCCGTGTTTATGGCGATTACTAATGCCAACAATAGCTCCACCAATAGCCCGATTTTTCAGGGGCTGATCCGCACGACCTTTAGCTTCTAA
- the recJ gene encoding single-stranded-DNA-specific exonuclease RecJ, with protein MGALPQQRWLFPPIDSERCDALKRALGCPSALAEIYLRRGLTTATAVQAFLAPETLELPPPHTVFPDLDRAVALLQRAIADGDKMTICGDYDADGMTSTALLLRALRHLGADIDYEIPSRMQEGYGINERIVQECYERGVKLILTVDNGIAALQPIRKARELGLTVIVTDHHEVPPQLPPADAILNPKLVPPDSPYHSLAGVGMAYTLALSLAQRLGKWRELVRPLRELCTLGTIADLAPLTGVNRRWVKQGLQTLPTSPLVGVQALMQMAGCLPAQNTALKPTAVGFRLGPRINAIGRIGNPQVVIDLLTTEDEQRALELASVCEATNRRRQELCAEIEREAIAHLEEIGFDPQQEWVLVIVQPNWHHGVIGIVASRLVERYGVPVFIGTYEDETTIRGSIRSIPEFHVFEALEATKDLLLKYGGHRAAGGFSLRAEHLAAWRDRLRAFAQTCLQPEDLRPLVTIDAEVSFEQLTWDFYEQVEQLQPFGSENPQPIFCSRGVKILEQAPMGQQGEHLKLTLEQKGQQMTAKAWRWGEFFPLPTTVDIAYHLTAHTWNGETFLELELKGVKPSLTWHVPEPPSHPLPRWQPLPPLTTLLPHLRDNVLLYGYGRPDIPPHLTTANLHYDRPRDRCRTLILWSLPPSSTHLRWLLAIAQPEIVYVGDQRPAIAPLPTLILAIQNDLKEQAKVNLLALSQTYWIAPCTLVAILRHLGYSCEEFAPTLSLTAELARLQRWYQLQAKDLARLAQTWGTSSFLE; from the coding sequence ATGGGTGCGCTTCCCCAGCAACGTTGGCTTTTTCCACCGATTGATTCTGAGCGTTGTGACGCCTTGAAGCGGGCACTGGGTTGCCCCTCCGCCCTCGCGGAAATTTATCTGCGGCGAGGTCTGACCACTGCCACAGCGGTGCAGGCGTTTCTGGCACCCGAAACCCTAGAGCTACCGCCTCCCCACACCGTCTTTCCTGATCTGGATCGCGCGGTGGCATTGCTGCAACGGGCGATCGCCGACGGTGACAAAATGACGATTTGTGGGGATTATGATGCCGATGGCATGACCAGCACCGCCCTTCTCTTGCGTGCTTTGCGGCATCTGGGAGCCGACATTGACTATGAAATTCCCTCGCGGATGCAGGAAGGCTACGGCATCAATGAGCGGATTGTGCAGGAGTGCTATGAGCGGGGGGTCAAACTGATTCTCACGGTGGACAATGGCATTGCTGCCCTGCAACCAATTCGCAAGGCACGGGAACTGGGACTGACGGTGATTGTGACGGATCATCATGAGGTACCGCCGCAATTGCCCCCTGCCGATGCCATTCTCAATCCCAAACTGGTGCCGCCAGACTCCCCTTACCACAGCCTTGCAGGGGTGGGAATGGCCTATACCCTTGCACTGTCCTTAGCCCAGCGACTGGGGAAATGGCGGGAACTAGTGCGACCCCTGCGGGAACTGTGTACCCTCGGCACGATTGCGGATTTGGCGCCCTTAACGGGGGTGAATCGCCGCTGGGTGAAACAGGGATTGCAAACGCTGCCCACGTCTCCCCTTGTGGGGGTGCAAGCGCTGATGCAAATGGCGGGTTGTTTGCCTGCCCAGAATACCGCCCTCAAGCCCACCGCGGTGGGGTTTCGGCTTGGCCCCCGCATCAATGCCATTGGTCGTATTGGGAATCCCCAAGTGGTGATTGACCTCCTGACCACAGAAGATGAGCAGCGTGCTTTGGAACTGGCCAGCGTCTGCGAGGCAACGAACCGTCGTCGTCAGGAACTCTGCGCTGAGATTGAGAGAGAGGCGATCGCCCATCTGGAAGAGATCGGCTTTGATCCCCAACAGGAGTGGGTGTTAGTGATTGTCCAGCCCAACTGGCACCATGGGGTGATTGGGATTGTCGCCTCGCGGCTTGTGGAGCGCTATGGGGTACCGGTGTTTATTGGTACCTATGAGGATGAGACGACCATTCGCGGCTCAATTCGCAGTATTCCCGAATTCCATGTCTTTGAGGCCCTTGAGGCCACCAAGGATCTGCTCTTGAAATATGGCGGTCATCGGGCAGCCGGGGGGTTTAGCCTACGGGCAGAACATTTAGCCGCTTGGCGCGATCGCCTGCGCGCCTTTGCCCAAACCTGTCTCCAACCAGAGGATTTGCGTCCCCTTGTCACCATTGATGCCGAAGTCTCCTTTGAGCAACTAACGTGGGACTTTTATGAACAAGTGGAGCAACTGCAACCCTTTGGCAGTGAGAATCCGCAGCCGATTTTCTGTAGTCGCGGGGTCAAGATTCTCGAGCAAGCCCCCATGGGTCAGCAGGGGGAACATCTGAAACTGACCCTAGAGCAGAAGGGGCAGCAGATGACCGCTAAGGCTTGGCGTTGGGGCGAGTTTTTCCCGTTGCCCACCACCGTGGATATTGCCTATCACCTCACCGCCCATACGTGGAATGGCGAAACCTTTCTCGAACTCGAACTCAAGGGGGTTAAACCGTCACTGACGTGGCACGTCCCTGAGCCGCCAAGTCACCCGCTGCCCCGTTGGCAGCCCCTACCCCCCTTAACGACGCTCCTGCCACACTTGCGCGACAATGTTTTGCTCTATGGCTATGGCCGTCCTGACATCCCCCCACACTTAACCACTGCCAACCTTCACTACGATCGCCCCCGCGATCGCTGTCGCACCCTCATTCTCTGGTCACTGCCCCCCTCGTCCACCCATTTGCGTTGGCTATTGGCCATTGCCCAGCCAGAAATCGTTTATGTGGGGGATCAACGACCGGCGATCGCCCCCCTGCCGACCCTGATTCTCGCGATTCAAAATGACCTCAAAGAACAGGCGAAGGTGAATCTTTTAGCCTTGAGTCAAACCTATTGGATTGCCCCCTGTACGCTGGTAGCGATTCTGCGCCACTTGGGCTATAGCTGTGAAGAATTTGCCCCCACCCTGAGCCTCACCGCAGAACTGGCGCGATTGCAACGCTGGTATCAACTGCAAGCCAAGGATTTGGCACGGCTTGCCCAAACGTGGGGGACTTCCTCGTTCTTGGAATGA
- the psb30 gene encoding photosystem II reaction center protein Ycf12/Psb30, whose translation MGIFNGIIDFLSNINFEVIAQLTMIAMIGIAGPMIIFLLAVRRGNL comes from the coding sequence ATGGGAATTTTCAATGGCATTATTGACTTTCTTAGCAATATCAACTTTGAAGTCATCGCCCAACTGACGATGATTGCCATGATTGGCATTGCGGGGCCGATGATTATTTTCCTCTTGGCGGTGCGTCGCGGCAATTTGTAA
- the larE gene encoding ATP-dependent sacrificial sulfur transferase LarE: protein MGVDKLAALRDLIGELDQALIAYSGGIDSTLVAKVAQDVLGDRAVAVTAVSPSLFPADLEDARIQAAAIGIRHELIETHELDNPNYATNPVNRCYFCKSELHDRLRELAQAWGYDYILDGVNADDLQDYRPGIAAAKERGVRSPLAEVGITKLEVREIAKSLGLPWWNKPAQPCLSSRFPYGEEITLAKLQRVGNAEYYLRQQGWELCRVRSHGDTARIEVPQAQIAEFVTMTDLEKLVNHFQSLGFTYVTLDLEGFRSGKLNAVIGRDR from the coding sequence ATGGGCGTGGACAAACTAGCGGCCTTGCGCGATCTCATTGGTGAACTCGATCAAGCCTTGATTGCCTACTCCGGTGGCATTGATAGTACGCTCGTGGCCAAGGTGGCTCAGGATGTCTTGGGCGATCGCGCGGTGGCGGTCACAGCGGTTTCTCCGTCGCTATTTCCAGCGGACTTAGAGGATGCCCGTATTCAGGCGGCGGCCATTGGCATTCGCCATGAACTGATTGAAACCCATGAACTGGACAACCCCAACTACGCCACCAACCCCGTGAATCGCTGCTACTTTTGCAAAAGTGAACTCCATGATCGCCTGCGGGAACTGGCTCAGGCGTGGGGCTATGACTATATTCTCGATGGCGTGAATGCCGATGATCTTCAAGACTATCGCCCCGGCATTGCTGCGGCCAAAGAACGGGGGGTGCGATCGCCCCTAGCCGAGGTGGGGATTACCAAACTAGAGGTGCGGGAAATTGCCAAATCCCTTGGTCTGCCGTGGTGGAATAAACCCGCCCAACCCTGCCTCAGCTCGCGCTTTCCCTACGGTGAAGAAATTACCCTTGCCAAGCTACAACGGGTAGGCAATGCTGAATACTACCTCCGCCAGCAGGGCTGGGAACTGTGCCGCGTCCGCAGCCATGGCGATACGGCTCGCATTGAGGTGCCCCAAGCGCAAATTGCTGAGTTTGTGACGATGACGGATCTCGAGAAGCTGGTGAACCACTTTCAGTCCCTTGGTTTTACCTATGTCACTTTAGATCTGGAGGGCTTTCGCAGTGGCAAACTCAACGCGGTGATTGGGCGCGATCGCTAA
- a CDS encoding helicase C-terminal domain-containing protein: MIEAEVHRQLRAFLRSSGDRRWPHHLTLARLVARALRLRRGCLLQVSQRAVLQHRYGLSYLLPLLLYPEPALLVVPQERLTRLLHQEIPELLTFLAVTKPIQQSHCPQPAFEGLLVMSLEDWCRHANAHPNVVTIIDGIEALPQIAQQQMTCTITTSDWEHLKLAIPSAVDAIRQVYAQLAQHLFQRPQNPYGDYLLTSTERQPLLELLHQWPQALPPQWLQLRDYLNRSDTVIWGRRHPTVGYFSLQGHPLSFRCYFEHLWCQAPFVFIGSGPETDPPLAYVQQELGIPPQTTIKFAGDRHSEAITLAIAEDLPLPNTPEFAPAVLRRLYDLIGTIGHRRAVILVSDVPLREQLATQLAALYGSRVQVETTTLDTNTILVTGEAFWLRHGAQLPCPALFVLTTLPLPSPEKAVVSARIEWHKQQKQDWFRQYLLPECLTVLDRALAPVRQDDTLVAILDRRLTERSYGREILQSLSPYNRVSDRAQSPR; this comes from the coding sequence GTGATTGAGGCAGAGGTTCACCGCCAATTACGGGCATTTTTACGCAGCAGTGGCGATCGCCGGTGGCCTCACCATCTCACCTTGGCGCGGTTGGTTGCCCGTGCCCTGCGGCTGCGGCGGGGGTGCTTACTTCAGGTTAGCCAGCGGGCGGTGTTGCAGCATCGCTATGGTCTGAGTTATCTGCTGCCGCTGCTGTTGTATCCTGAGCCGGCCCTGCTCGTCGTCCCCCAAGAGCGACTGACGCGACTGCTACACCAAGAAATTCCTGAGCTGCTCACCTTTCTTGCGGTAACGAAACCGATTCAGCAGAGCCACTGCCCGCAGCCAGCCTTTGAGGGGTTGCTTGTAATGAGCCTTGAGGACTGGTGTCGCCACGCCAACGCCCATCCCAATGTCGTCACAATCATTGATGGCATTGAAGCCTTGCCGCAAATTGCCCAGCAGCAGATGACCTGTACAATTACCACCAGCGATTGGGAGCATTTGAAACTAGCGATTCCCAGTGCTGTTGATGCCATTCGCCAAGTCTATGCCCAGTTGGCGCAGCACCTCTTTCAGCGACCGCAGAATCCCTATGGCGACTATCTGCTTACCTCCACAGAACGGCAACCGCTCCTTGAACTGCTCCATCAATGGCCGCAAGCCTTGCCTCCCCAATGGTTGCAATTGCGGGATTACCTCAACCGCAGTGACACGGTGATTTGGGGACGGCGCCACCCCACCGTGGGCTACTTCAGCCTCCAAGGACATCCCCTCAGTTTCCGCTGCTATTTTGAGCATCTTTGGTGCCAGGCACCCTTTGTCTTCATCGGTAGTGGACCAGAGACAGACCCCCCTCTAGCCTATGTGCAGCAGGAACTGGGTATTCCGCCCCAAACAACGATCAAATTTGCTGGCGATCGCCACAGTGAAGCGATTACCCTTGCGATTGCCGAAGACTTACCCTTGCCCAACACCCCAGAATTTGCCCCAGCGGTTTTGCGACGCCTCTATGATCTCATTGGCACCATTGGCCATCGGCGGGCAGTAATCCTCGTTAGTGATGTGCCCCTGCGGGAACAGTTGGCCACCCAATTGGCTGCTCTTTACGGTTCACGGGTGCAGGTGGAGACGACGACCCTTGACACGAACACAATTTTAGTGACAGGGGAAGCCTTTTGGCTGCGGCATGGGGCGCAGTTGCCCTGTCCGGCTCTCTTTGTTTTGACGACGTTGCCCTTGCCCTCGCCGGAAAAAGCGGTGGTGAGTGCCCGCATTGAATGGCACAAGCAACAAAAACAGGATTGGTTTCGCCAGTATCTCTTGCCAGAGTGCTTGACCGTGCTGGATCGTGCCCTTGCCCCGGTGCGTCAGGATGACACGCTGGTGGCTATTTTGGATCGGCGGCTCACGGAGCGCAGCTATGGCCGGGAAATTCTCCAGAGTCTCAGTCCCTACAACCGCGTTAGCGATCGCGCCCAATCACCGCGTTGA
- a CDS encoding UDP-N-acetylmuramoyl-L-alanyl-D-glutamate--2,6-diaminopimelate ligase, whose product MNLRELLTAAAITPSFEHPALDQEVKSLSTNSWECQRGSLFIGMPGTRVDGGNFWPSALAAGAIAAVVSPQAKPREGDACVIVVPDIERACGRLAAAFYGYPSQQLSLLGVTGTNGKTTTTHLVEHLLNSVGYPTALLGTLYSRWPGHCEMASHTTPFAVTLQEQLAAAVAAGCRFGVMEVSSHALAQDRVWGCQFEVAAFTNLTQDHLDYHRDLEDYFAAKAKLFTADYLKGRAILNGDDPFGQRLAQQLPRDRYWTYGLSENADFRAENLNYRVNGVTGTVHTPIGSGTLDSPLVGQFNVANVLAAIAMGAAVGLPLESMLKAIRDFAGVPGRMEQVRISPDQEITVLVDYAHTPDSLENLLKAARPFIPGKLICVFGCGGDRDRTKRPQMGAIAARLADQVVVTSDNPRTEDPRRILDDILAGIPPQTPLIVEADRRQAILQAILSAAPGDGVIIAGKGHEDYQILGTEKVHFDDREEARTALEQRRKQRPEQG is encoded by the coding sequence ATGAACCTACGGGAACTCCTGACCGCGGCAGCGATTACGCCCAGTTTTGAGCATCCTGCCCTCGATCAAGAGGTGAAGTCCCTGAGTACGAATTCTTGGGAGTGTCAGCGTGGCTCGTTGTTTATTGGTATGCCCGGCACGCGGGTGGACGGGGGCAATTTTTGGCCGAGTGCCTTGGCAGCAGGGGCGATCGCCGCAGTGGTGTCTCCTCAAGCCAAACCCCGTGAAGGGGATGCCTGCGTAATTGTAGTCCCCGATATTGAACGTGCCTGTGGTCGGCTCGCTGCCGCATTTTATGGTTACCCCAGTCAACAGCTCAGTCTCTTGGGAGTTACGGGGACGAATGGCAAAACAACCACCACCCACTTGGTGGAACATCTCCTCAACAGTGTGGGCTATCCAACAGCACTCTTGGGAACGCTCTACAGCCGCTGGCCGGGACACTGTGAGATGGCCAGTCACACCACGCCCTTCGCGGTGACCCTTCAGGAACAATTGGCGGCAGCAGTTGCAGCGGGCTGTCGGTTCGGGGTAATGGAGGTGAGTTCCCATGCTTTAGCGCAGGATCGGGTGTGGGGCTGTCAGTTTGAAGTGGCGGCTTTTACCAACTTGACCCAAGATCATCTAGACTATCACCGCGATCTGGAGGACTATTTTGCCGCTAAGGCTAAGCTCTTTACTGCTGACTATCTCAAGGGTCGAGCAATTCTCAATGGCGATGATCCCTTTGGCCAGCGACTGGCTCAACAGTTGCCGCGCGATCGCTACTGGACCTATGGCCTCAGCGAGAATGCCGATTTTCGAGCTGAGAACCTTAACTATCGTGTCAATGGTGTGACAGGCACAGTTCATACCCCTATCGGTAGCGGCACCCTAGACTCACCCTTGGTGGGACAGTTTAATGTGGCCAATGTGCTAGCAGCGATCGCCATGGGGGCAGCGGTGGGACTGCCCTTAGAATCGATGCTCAAGGCCATTCGTGACTTTGCCGGGGTACCGGGGCGGATGGAGCAGGTGCGCATTAGCCCAGACCAAGAGATTACCGTGCTTGTGGATTATGCCCATACCCCCGATAGCCTTGAGAACTTGTTAAAAGCTGCCCGTCCCTTTATTCCCGGTAAGCTGATCTGTGTCTTTGGCTGTGGGGGCGATCGCGATCGCACCAAACGTCCCCAAATGGGTGCCATTGCTGCCCGCCTTGCGGATCAAGTGGTGGTGACCTCCGATAACCCGCGCACTGAGGATCCCCGCCGCATTCTGGATGACATCTTGGCTGGTATCCCACCGCAAACGCCGCTGATTGTTGAAGCCGATCGCCGCCAAGCCATTCTCCAGGCAATTCTGAGCGCAGCCCCCGGCGATGGCGTGATTATTGCCGGTAAAGGTCATGAGGACTACCAAATTCTGGGCACTGAAAAAGTTCACTTTGACGATCGCGAAGAAGCCCGCACTGCCCTCGAACAGCGACGCAAACAACGACCGGAGCAAGGCTAA
- the glmS gene encoding glutamine--fructose-6-phosphate transaminase (isomerizing): protein MCGIVGYIGPQRAAQVLLQGLQKLEYRGYDSAGIATLNEGELLCVRAKGKLRNLAEKVEQLDIVAHVGIGHTRWATHGKPEEHNAHPHRDSRDRLAVVQNGIIENYRELREQLQARGHIFRSETDTEVIPHLIAEALPATPSANGLLEAVRQAVHQLEGAFAIAVICADYPDELIVARQQAPLVIGFGQGEFFCASDTPAIIPYTRAVLPLENGELARLTPTGVEVYDFEGHRLRKTPRTLNWNPVMVEKQGFKHYMLKEIYEQPGVVRTCLEDYLRADWDGDSPFSPVQLPLDPSLLENLQHIQIVACGTSWHAGLVGKYLLEQVAQIPTSVQYASEFRYAPPPLLPNTLTIGVTQSGETADTLAALEMELKRRQGLEGALQPRLLGITNRPESSLGHLVPHIIDTRAGIEIGVAATKTFVAQLMAFYLLTLELAWQRQSCDRPRLAELVTGLRQLPAQMEQILESQERYIEALSHDFAETQDFIFLGRGINFPIALEGALKLKEISYIHAEGYPAGEMKHGPIALLDAKVPVVTIAMPGSVFEKVLSNAQEARARDARLIGVTPLDEAEAQHTFDNLLPVPEVDELLSPILTVMPLQLLAYHIAARRGLDVDQPRNLAKSVTVE, encoded by the coding sequence ATGTGTGGCATTGTTGGTTATATTGGCCCACAGCGAGCAGCACAAGTCCTGCTTCAGGGGCTGCAAAAGCTGGAATATCGGGGCTATGATTCTGCTGGCATTGCCACACTCAATGAGGGCGAACTCCTTTGTGTGCGCGCCAAGGGCAAACTCCGCAACTTAGCCGAAAAGGTTGAACAGCTTGACATTGTTGCCCATGTTGGTATTGGCCACACCCGTTGGGCGACCCATGGTAAACCAGAGGAGCACAATGCCCACCCCCATCGCGACAGTCGCGATCGCCTAGCCGTGGTGCAAAATGGCATCATTGAAAACTATCGTGAACTACGGGAGCAACTTCAGGCGCGGGGGCACATTTTCCGCTCCGAGACCGATACAGAAGTCATTCCCCACCTGATTGCTGAAGCATTGCCCGCCACCCCCAGCGCCAATGGTCTCCTAGAAGCGGTGCGTCAAGCTGTCCATCAATTGGAAGGGGCGTTCGCGATCGCCGTTATCTGTGCGGACTACCCAGATGAATTGATCGTGGCCCGGCAGCAAGCTCCTCTTGTGATTGGTTTTGGCCAAGGGGAATTCTTCTGTGCCTCGGATACCCCAGCGATTATTCCCTATACCCGTGCTGTGTTGCCACTGGAAAATGGTGAACTGGCTCGGCTGACGCCCACAGGGGTTGAAGTGTATGACTTTGAGGGGCACCGCCTGCGCAAAACCCCCCGCACTCTCAACTGGAACCCCGTCATGGTCGAGAAGCAGGGCTTCAAGCACTACATGCTCAAAGAAATCTATGAGCAGCCGGGGGTCGTGCGCACCTGCTTAGAGGACTATTTGCGCGCCGATTGGGATGGGGACAGTCCCTTTAGCCCGGTGCAGTTGCCCCTAGACCCCAGCCTCCTCGAGAATCTCCAGCACATTCAAATTGTTGCCTGTGGCACCAGTTGGCACGCTGGCCTTGTGGGCAAATATCTCCTCGAACAGGTGGCTCAGATTCCCACCAGTGTGCAATATGCCTCAGAGTTTCGCTACGCGCCGCCGCCCCTGTTACCCAATACCCTGACTATTGGTGTCACCCAGTCGGGGGAAACAGCCGACACCCTTGCGGCCCTAGAGATGGAACTAAAACGCCGCCAAGGACTCGAAGGTGCTCTCCAACCCCGTTTGCTGGGAATTACCAATCGTCCAGAAAGTAGTCTGGGACATCTGGTGCCCCACATTATTGATACCCGTGCGGGCATTGAAATTGGTGTGGCTGCCACAAAAACATTTGTTGCCCAGTTGATGGCCTTCTATCTGCTGACCCTAGAATTGGCGTGGCAGCGTCAGTCGTGCGATCGCCCCCGTTTGGCGGAACTGGTCACTGGCCTGCGCCAACTGCCTGCCCAGATGGAGCAAATCTTAGAAAGCCAAGAACGCTATATTGAAGCTCTCTCCCATGACTTCGCTGAAACCCAAGACTTTATCTTTTTGGGACGCGGCATTAACTTTCCCATTGCCCTCGAAGGTGCCCTCAAACTCAAGGAAATTAGCTATATCCATGCCGAGGGATATCCTGCGGGTGAGATGAAACATGGTCCGATTGCCCTCCTTGATGCCAAAGTACCGGTAGTCACGATCGCCATGCCCGGCAGTGTCTTTGAGAAGGTTCTCTCCAATGCCCAAGAAGCCCGTGCCCGCGATGCCCGCCTCATTGGGGTCACCCCCCTTGACGAAGCCGAAGCCCAGCACACCTTTGATAACCTCTTACCCGTCCCCGAGGTGGATGAGCTTCTCTCCCCTATCCTGACGGTAATGCCCCTGCAACTGTTGGCCTATCACATTGCTGCCCGCCGTGGTTTAGATGTGGATCAACCCCGTAACCTCGCCAAGTCAGTAACGGTTGAGTAG